TATCCTACAAATAAGCACTCAtatgcctttggatcaaattttcccaaaTTGTCTTTGTTATTTAGAAcgaaacatttgcatccaaagatatgcaagtaatttaaatttggTGGGTGACCTTTCCAAAGTTTATAaggtgttttcttcaaaaattttcttatgatagttctattcaaaatgtggcaagctgtgttaaccgcttcagcccaaagaaaTTTTGGAACATTGCTCTCACAAAACATGGCTCTTGTCATCTCTTGAATACTTCTGTTTCTTCTTTCTAcgacaccattttgttgtggtgtccttggacaagagaagttgtgagatattccaaatttctCATAAAAGGACTCAAataattggttttcaaattcagttccatgatcacttcttatagaagagatctttaaatccttttcattttgaactttCTTGCTAAAAatttcaaaggccgaaaaggatttatttttgtgtgcaagaaataaaacccaaccaaacctagagtagtcatccacaattactaaactataatgtttaccacctaagctttgagttcttgttggaccaaataaatcaatatgtagcaattcaagtggtcttttagtagagatgtcttcctttgatttaaatgaactcttagtttatttttccatttggcaagcatcacaagtgatgtctttgtcaaaccttatcaaaggaagacctctcaCTAATCCTTTCTtgacaagtttgtttatttgaaacatacttgcatggcccaatctcttgtgccatagccacttttcagattctttagaatgaaaacaagctacatttgatcctttagttcatcaaaggtaagtccatacacattattacaacGCTTAGCAATAAATAACACTTCATTGGTCTTTACATTTACAACACATCAttccaattttttaaaaatcaccaAATAACtcaaatcacacaattgacttatgCTCAACAAGTTATGCCTTAAACCATTAACCAAaaagacatcatcaatgaaagtagattgattgttacctacttttccaacagccacaattttttctttccatcatctccaaaggtcacaaagcCTCCATtatacttgtttagtttgatgaagaaagttgaccttccagtcatgtgccttgtgCATCCACTGtccaagtaccacatatcctttttgttcttggatgctaggcaaatctgcattaaaacttcaagtaaccttaggtatccaaattaatttggatcctttgaagttaatctaCCTTGGTtacccaagtgcattgaaatcataTACAACATTGTAAATTTGGTTTCCTACTATTCTTTTTGTAATGAAGCATTGTgaatatgagtgaccaaattttttaCAATTGAAACAATGATTTCCTGATGCATGTTGCTGAGATTGAAGTGAATTATGATGCTGGAAACAATTAAGAGactgaaattttctggtttttagAAGAGGTGTATTTCTTTtgacaaaataatttttgttatgattgttcctttttgcAAAAGCATTCCAACCCAAAATTTTTAATGTGTTTTGGCTTTTTGAAGATGAGGTTCTATTGTTAAATGTTGATTTTTTTAATGTAACCTCATTGGTTGGAACATAGCTTAGACCCGACTTGTTAGAAACAATTTCGGTTCTAGAAGACAAAGCATTTTCATTTGAAAAGAAACTTCCAGATTTTTCTTCATATATGGGAACATGTCCCAAAGCAGATTTTTCCATGTTGGATTTAGTTTTCAATGAAGAGGCCAGAAATATTGTAGGAGACCTATCAAAAATAGCATCATCATTTGTCACAtatcctaaaccagatttttcaaacaatggtctttgacttgcaagtaatttgtccaagttgctaGAACTTTGAGTAAATTTTGCTAAATCACCATTTAGccttttaatcatttcatttaatctttcatttttagAAATAAGCtcttgagaaggatccacaatgtgctttccttttagtttttcaagttcagattttagaaatctgttttcttcaataatatccAAAGTACATTCAGTTTTCTTCaccttttctctaaaaaaaatcattttcagctttcAACATTTCTTCTTCAGATTTACATTTAGTGTATTTCTCCAGCAGTTTTGAAGAATTTTGTGTGAGATCATCAATTATAACATATAAATCATCTATAGACaagtcatagtaatttacctcatcaagttgATCATCACCAGCCATGAAGCAGATTTGTGCTTCGCATTCGGAGTCTTCTTCCTCATCTGAATCATTCTCAAGATCTTCCCAAGATACCATGagcactctttttttttatttctttcctttttcttccttcttgagCTTCGGACAGTTGAACTTaaaatgtccagcctccttgcaatgatgacaaaTCACCTTGCTCAAGTCCTTCTTGTATTCCTTTGAGTTTGAACCATTGTACTTGCCTTTGTTCCTCATTATCCTTCTAagtctcctagcaaaaaacacaagttcatcatctgaaaaaccatcactagactcactctcttttgattctatttttgacttaagggctattccctttttctttgagtccggGTTTGTGTATGTGGTTTCATAGGCAATGAGTTTTCCTCTcaactcatcataggttatgggacaTATGTTGTTACTCTCGGCTAGGACGGTGGCTGTTGTTTCCCATTCCTTTGTGAGGCTTTTACGTAGTTTTCTCACTAGGGTTTGTTCTGAGTAGGTTGTTCCCATAGCATCGAGGTTGGTGATTatggttgagaatctctcaaacacttcatcaatactttctccatccttcatgttgaACATCTCATATTCTTTTTGCAGCATAttaatcctcgtttctttgacttgtttagtgccttcgtgtgtaacctggagtttctcCTAGATTTCTTTGGCTACCTTGCATCTAGACACTTTTCGGTACTTTTCAAAGCTGATAACACAGTGAAGAAGATTgatggctttagcattcagctcaaCTTTCTTCTTGTCGTCTTCATTCCATTCagtttcttcttttggagtcaccacttcATCAGCACTTATTTTTGTTGGAATCTTGGGACCACTTACAACAATTTTCCATAtattgtagtcaatggattggatgaagatcctcatcctctctttccagtaggcatagttctttCCGTTAAAGAAGGGAGGCCTATTGTTTGACAGGCCTTCAGTTAGAGTATAAGAAaatgtggttgtgcccaagttgtttgccattggacctttgctccaagcggtgaagcttgattcttgagaacttggctctgataccaattgaaggttgtagaaggcttaggaagggggttgaatctatgaccttcttttagttgaatgaaatAAGGCTTGACTTATAAACTTTCACTTAGATTCTGTTTAATCACAGCAGCGAAAGTTTATGAGagaatttcattttgtctcatgaatatcaaaaAATGGAacagagaagggaagagagaatCTGACACCATcgtgtatcctggttcagttgccttgtgcaatgcaacttacatccagtctccatcacaacagtggtgaaattttcactatagttaaagtattatatacaccaatttcacaggattgacacaatcctttcactctcaagttctaacctaacttgacttagctatgctaatacctaactctttacTCTTAGTGCTTACCTAACTAAGAAAAgtgtacctcacaggtacaagaaaCAAGACACCAtaaacaacctaaagaaatctgaaatcactctagacttttcactcaagtgtatcactcagccttataacactcattggcttttacttgagctctctctaTTTGCCTTTTgcctctcaagaaattacagaaagatataccttgaaaataaaattttcaatatgtaaaacatgaaggagattgattgttTCAACAGCCTCTTTTGCTATGTGATGAACCTGATTTGCACGACTTTGATTTAGTCCCTCATTCTGGCGGAATGCTCCTTTGATAGAAACcactgtccaagttgatgaactctCTCAAAGAAGACTTCTCAGAACAATAACTTCAATCCTGGTTCTCTCTCCTTCGTCTTTCTTggaaacaaaatttttctttttgtaactTTTTTAATGTTGCTGAGTTGCTTTCTTTCAAGTCAATTTTTTGAGCTTTGTGCTTCTTAGAGGtgacatttcattttttttattaacccCAAATTAGGAATTTCAAATTTGAATCTCTTACTTGACCGAAGTCAACTGAGCAGCAAGAATGGATGTTCAGTGATGAGCCCCAAATCCATACCTTTAAAAATGTGCTTTGGCTCCAAGTAACTTTGTGAACCATTGATTTACAGCAGCATAGATCAGAGTTACCTTTTGCCATTTATACAAAAATAGTGTCGCAGAGAGTTGGAGATGGAGTGAAGAAAATAAATTGCATGCAAATGGAAATAAACCACCTTTATCTTTTGACTTAGCTTAACACGGTTTGATTTGGCGATTAGACATTTGCTTCTTGCTTAACCcttctctttccttcttttttgatgaaatgaggaagaagaatctctttctctctctctggtTTTGACTGAAGCACATATGTGAGTGATGGCTTTGGAAGGCTTCCACTTAGATGATGCATTTTGGGCTTGGATTTGTTTTACTTATCTCTCAGCTCATGTGACTTCTTTGTTATATTCATTTGGGCCTTGTTTATTAGACATCCCACCAGCAGTGTTTTGGTTTTCTTGCATTTGGGCTGCTGTTTCTTTTGATTTGGCCTGCAACACTTAATCAAGCACAATTAAAACTAATTCCGTGATTAACCcctaaaataatgtttgtcatcattaaattaatttagttaatttcttaactcaacaagtTTTGTGCAAGATTAGAAGAAAATCGAATAGATACCACAATGACATTTTGGAGACATGAATTTCTTCTTTCTTGGCTGCCCAACACTTCCAGAAGAAAAGATGCAACTCCTACTCTCTTTGCCAACATTATAACCCTACAGAGTGTGACTTCTAGGTTCTAAAAAATGATCTCTATAGCTCATAGTGGTAGCACAGTTAGGGTTCTACACAAGGAGGAAGGAGGAAGAAGCACAGTTAGGGTTCTGCGCAAATAAAAAGCGAATTTATATTGTTAAAAATTGTCAGAGGCCGAGTTGGGTGATTTATTAATATGCCAATTTAAGCTGGTACTTAACGGACACATCACCTCATTATCCTTTGAAAAAATTGTTAGGGGTCAAATTGAGTATTTACTCtaatctattttatattttcatcCACACTTATataatctttttatttaattattctttttaaaattccATAATTAAGTAACAAATATTAGGACAATTTTGTCCAAAACTCAACAAAGAtgattttaaaagtatttttaactTTAaggatatttaaaaaaataaaattattttgattttcaccTGGTAATTTTAGAGATGATGAAAAGAGTATTTAATTCTAAAAATTACGTAAAATTAATTTCATTTGAAATAAATGCGTCTCAATTAAGAATTGAATATGTAAAAATGCCTTGACCACCATTTTTGTTCAAAGCCaaaagatgagaagttaaaaaagtTTTGCGTGTATGAATAGGAATTCAACTCTATCAATTTCCGCTAACATGAAATTTACAACTATCATCACAAAAACATACTCTATTAAAAATGGGCATATTCAATTTTATTCTATAGATGAGAGGAACTCTATAACAAAATGTATGGAATAGTGAAAATCTctcaaaaaattcaaataatacaAAACTGAAAATTCATAGTGACATTTACTCTATATGTCACTCAAATAATTTATACTTAAAAATATCATATTCCGACCCAAAATTAAATCAACAAAATTTGCCGCAGCAATGATAATGAGTCAAATCTAAAGGTTGAATAGTTTTTCTTCTGCAATCCATCTATATAGCTAAGATATGAATCGAAGTGCTGAAAAATCTAAGCACCGCCAGATCCATACTTCTTGCCAAACATAATAACCTGCAACTTGTCATAGCCAGCAAGCACACCGGCGCCGGCGATGGCGCGAAGGATGTTAGCACCAGCACCCTTGAACAAGGACTTGGCACCCTCATTCTGGAGGATTTGTGTAAATGCATCCATGGAGCTCTTGTACTTCACAGCTGTACCAGAGGTCATCATCATTCTTCTCCTCACTGTGTCAATTGGGTATGATGCAAGCCCAGCACCATTGGTGATCAGCCACCCGAGAGCAAAGCTCGCAAAAAAGCTATCCTGCAATCCTCATAAGAAATTGCAGGTTAGAAGGAGACACAAAGAGAAAAAGCTTAACACATTAAGAGTGGAACTTATTCATGTNNNNNNNNNNNNNNNNNNNNNNNNNNNNNNNNNNNNNNNNNNNNNNNNNNNNNNNNNNNNNNNNNNNNNNNNNNNNNNNNNNNNNNNNNNNNNNNNNNNNNNNNNNNNNNNNNNNNNNNNNNNNNNNNNNNNNNNNNNNNNNNNNNNNNNNNNNNNNNNNNNNNNNNNNNNNNNNNNNNNNNNNNNNNNNNNNNNNNNNNNNNNNNNNNNNNNNNNNNNNNNNNNNNNNNNNNNNNNNNNNNNNNNNNNNNNNNNNNNNNNNNNNNNNNNNNNNNNNNNNNNNNNNNNNNNNNNNNNNNNNNNNNNNNNNNNNNNNNNNNNNNNNNNNNNNNNNNNNNNNNNNNNNNNNNNNNNNNNNNNNNNNNNNNNNNACCTTAGTCTATGACAATAATAAAGACGTCTCGCGGTCCACAAATTCAGCcgaacagaatacataaattaaattataatttagttgTCATGGactaaggtggaagagtggtttaatacatgtttagaaaatagaagaaagagtTGTGGATAGAAACCTGCAAAGATCCAGTCAAGAGAACTGGCTTGAGAGAATCATACATTCCAAAGTAGAGACCGCGATAGACGATGATACCGACGCAGGAAATGTTGAAACCACGGTAAAGACCGGCGATGCCGTCGGAAGCCAAGGTCTTCTTGTAGACGTCGACGAGACCGTTAAACTGCCTGTCGCCGCCACCCTTCTTAGCAGCCTTGGCGTCATTAGCAAGACGAGTACGGGCGTAGTCAAGAGAGTATACAAAGAAGAGCGATGAGGCTCCAGCTGCACCTCCTGATGCCAAGTTTCCAGCAAACCATTTCCAGTAACCGTCTCTATCCTTCTTGAAATTGAAAAGCCTCTTGAAGTAGTCCTTGAATGCAAAGTTCAGAGCCTGAGTCGGGAAATAGCGAATCACATTTGCAGTGTTACCTCTCCAAAGAGACACCACACCCTCATCAGCAATTGTTCGACTAAAGCAGTCACCAATACCCTTGTATGGCTGAGCAAGTCTTCCTTGTTTAATCATCTCATCTTGATTTTGGATCAAAAGCTTCACTCGTTCGATCGGAGCCGCCGCCGTTTTCGACACGGCTGCCGACACTCCGCCCATCATGAAGTCAATAAAGAAGTTGCCCTTCTCTGCCGGAGCTGCCACAAAGACAGGAGACGTTGTGGCACTTGTAACGGTAAAGAAATCAGTTGTGGATTTGCATGATGCTGGCATGTGCAAGGCAGGATTCGAGTAATTCGAGAATGTTCGCCTTTGGTTTAAAGCAGGGCGGCGGAAGGATCCATCGTTGCTTTGGATGTCGGAGGAAAGAGCAGAATGGAGATGGAGATGCCTTGCAAACTTTTCAAGAGTTGGGTTTGGATTGACCATGGTGACTATCCTGATCATGTATGGAAGCATGCACTCTATGTTATTATATGAGTTTTCATAGACTTAGGTAATGTGTTAAGTGTTAACAACTTAACATTTAACcacagaaaataatatataaatatgatCTGTTCGACCATAAAATTATGAATTTCGCTAGAGAGTTAATAGAGTATCTGCACAATGTGTATAATGTGTTATTTATTTGacccaatatgagttaaaaatgaACATTCAAggtaaaatactactaatttatTAAACACAATACACCCATACCTTTCAGAATAATCATCTAGGTATCAGGGATAATAAACAACTGATATCATACTGAATCGAATACAATACagcccattatacacattgtacagataATTCATTGACTCTCTGTACTTCCgctaaaattattatatataacaAGTTAGTTTGGCTAGAAGGAAGTCATTAAAGCATCATAGATTAGAAAAAGTATGCTTAATAATANNNNNNNNNNNNNNNNNNNNNNNNNNNNNNNNNNNNNNNNNNNNNNNNNNNNNNNNNNNNNNNNNNNNNNNNNNNNNNNNNNNNNNNNNNNNNNNNNNNNNNNNNNNNNNNNNNNNNNNNNNNNNNNNNNNNNNNNNNNNNNNNNNNNNNNNNNNNNNNNNNNNNNNNNNNNNNNNNNNNNNNNNNNNNNACTTCACAGTAGTAGAAAAATTCATAAATGTCCTGTAGTGTACCATCTTTAAAGAAAATCAGAAGCAATTTTGTAAGCTAAAAAGTAAAAGGGAAGAGAGGGAAAAAATGAAGAATATCAAACATCCAAGCCATAATTAAAATGTTCTAAATAAGAGTTTTTCATATTAATGTATTatgtagtcaccaaaaaaaaatattaatgtatTACGTATTGCAAATCTTGAATAGACTCTTTCAATAAAAATAAGGCACTAAAAAATTGAGGTTGTATTTAGTCACATTATGAAGGTTTCTATGGATAAATTTTTGTACACTACTCAATGACCTATGCAATCATGTGACAAGAGAATGGAACAACACAAAATTGAAAGATACTActagaaataaaataataaattaaactatttttttatcCCAATAAGACAAAATAACAAATTGAAATGTAATACATAAATACCTTAAATCATCATTTTCAATGTGCTAAAAAGCAACAAAACCTAAGCTTTTAAATCATAATAtagatatttaatatttttttcaaacaTGATGATCACTTAACCAATATGCTCttatatataaaaatcaatgaGATCTACAATAACAGATATAAGCCAATAAAAACCCAGAAAACAAGAAGTGAGACTGAGAGGAAAAAATCATTCAGATATAAAAATGACCCAATTAAAATAAACTTTTTAGTTCCGTTTGACGGGAAGATCCATTATACAAGTGTAAAAGAAATAACTTTCTGGAAACAAGCATCATAAAAAAGGAATTTAATGTCAGTATCCACCCAAAATGGATTAGATTCTGAAATTCTATCCGTGTTTGTTTGGCTTAATTTTGGTACCATTGTAGCATTATCATGTAAAATAATTGATTTTGGAAACCCAAAATTAATAAACACCATGACTGAATTGGAGAAATGAAAATTTTCTCTTTatgatataaattaattttaactcaAAATCTAAAATgtatataattaattttgataaacCATAGTTGATTATGAGTATAGCTAACTGGCAATCCAAACATGCACCATAATCATGACGTCTAAAACTTTCTATATTCAACTTGAAAGAACGATAAAAGgatgataaaaaaataacaagaacaatTTGCTGGGAGCAAAATCAACATATACGAGTTTGAATAGAAGGAATATTATGGTAccttgaaaaaaagaaaatagga
The DNA window shown above is from Arachis ipaensis cultivar K30076 chromosome B08, Araip1.1, whole genome shotgun sequence and carries:
- the LOC107611514 gene encoding ADP,ATP carrier protein 1, mitochondrial-like — translated: MVNPNPTLEKFARHLHLHSALSSDIQSNDGSFRRPALNQRRTFSNYSNPALHMPASCKSTTDFFTVTSATTSPVFVAAPAEKGNFFIDFMMGGVSAAVSKTAAAPIERVKLLIQNQDEMIKQGRLAQPYKGIGDCFSRTIADEGVVSLWRGNTANVIRYFPTQALNFAFKDYFKRLFNFKKDRDGYWKWFAGNLASGGAAGASSLFFVYSLDYARTRLANDAKAAKKGGGDRQFNGLVDVYKKTLASDGIAGLYRGFNISCVGIIVYRGLYFGMYDSLKPVLLTGSLQDSFFASFALGWLITNGAGLASYPIDTVRRRMMMTSGTAVKYKSSMDAFTQILQNEGAKSLFKGAGANILRAIAGAGVLAGYDKLQVIMFGKKYGSGGA